One window of the Zea mays cultivar B73 chromosome 3, Zm-B73-REFERENCE-NAM-5.0, whole genome shotgun sequence genome contains the following:
- the LOC103649761 gene encoding uncharacterized protein gives MATTTAAAALSMKLLINKKAQRVLFAEASKEVVDFLFSLLALPVAKAVKLVGKDAMVGCVGNLYASVDKLDSTYLQAGAAKDALLCPTVVSPAANTRSSLLRLPEPSSVQPENLYRCTGNSYITDEYDKECPQCGYSMSMETVVHNYRPSARAARGQTVAQSAVGGFVQGIVTYTVLDDLTVTPMSAISSITLLNTFAVADLGDLEEKKVKLGYNEGLAVLKASLQSKTVLTDVFIHGKAASSSARA, from the exons ATGGCAACCACCACAGCCGCCGCCGCGTTGAGCATGAAGCTCCTCATCAACAAGAAGGCGCAGCGGGTGCTGTTCGCGGAGGCGAGCAAGGAGGTGGTGGACTTCCTCTTCTCCCTCCTCGCGCTGCCCGTCGCCAAGGCCGTGAAGCTGGTCGGGAAGGATGCCATGGTCGGCTGCGTCGGCAACCTCTATGCCAGCGTCGACAAGCTTGACTCCACCTACCTGCAGGCCGGCGCCGCCAAGGACGCGCTCCTCTGCCCCACAGTTGTCTCGCCGGCGGCGAACACCCGCAGCTCCCTCCTCCGTCTGCCGGAGCCGTCGTCGGTGCAGCCAGAGAATCTGTATAGATGCACCGGCAATAGCTACATCACGGACGAGTATGACAAGGAGTGCCCGCAATGTGGCTACTCCATGTCCATGGAGACCGTAGTGCACAACTACCGGCCGTCGGCGAGGGCCGCTAGAGGCCAAACGGTGGCGCAGAGCGCGGTGGGAGGGTTCGTGCAGGGCATCGTGACGTACACGGTGCTGGACGACCTGACGGTGACGCCCATGTCCGccatctccagcatcaccctgctGAACACCTTCGCCGTGGCGGACCTCGGCGACCTGGAGGAGAAGAAGGTGAAGCTGGGCTACAACGAG GGCTTGGCGGTCCTCAAGGCCTCCCTGCAGTCCAAGACGGTGCTCACGGATGTCTTCATCCACGGCAAGGCTGCGTCGTCTAGTGCTCGCGCTTGA